A genome region from Eurosta solidaginis isolate ZX-2024a chromosome 2, ASM4086904v1, whole genome shotgun sequence includes the following:
- the LOC137241051 gene encoding aspartate aminotransferase, mitochondrial-like isoform X1 has protein sequence MNKEYTTIIGMREFYNKAIELALGDDSDILKEKRYTSSQKMPEKSIVLLHACAHNPTGCDPTKEQWCEISHIIRCRKLYPFFDMAYQGFATGDTDDDALAVRLFANDGHTFCLAQSFSKNMGLYGERVGALTIICSSAEEAKRVASNVKTLIRPMYSNPPVHGARIAIEIFKDNELYKIWMEDLKTMANRTIGMRQELREKLIELGSKQSWEHITNQIGMFCYTGLKLEQVARLTNEFSIYLTKDGRIAMVGVTSKNVGYVAECIHNVTKE, from the exons ATGAACAAAGAGTATACTACAATAATTGGTATGAGAGAATTCTACAATAAGGCAATCGAATTGGCATTGGGAGATGATTCGGATATATTGAAAGAAAAGCGTTACACATCATCACAG AAAATGCCAGAAAAATCAATTGTACTACTACACGCATGCGCGCACAATCCAACTGGTTGCGATCCGACCAAAGAGCAATGGTGTGAAATTTCACATATAATAAGGTGTCGCAAACTCTATCCCTTCTTTGATATGGCCTATCAAGGTTTTGCAACAGGTGATACAGACGATGATGCATTAGCTGTGCGTTTGTTCGCTAATGACGGACATACATTTTGTTTGGCACAAAGTTTTTCCAAAAATATGGGTTTATATGGTGAACGTGTTGGTGCACTAACAATAATTTGTTCCAGCGCTGAAGAGGCAAAACGTGTTGCATCAAATGTCAAAACACTTATACGTCCAATGTATTCAAATCCACCGGTACATGGTGCACGTATTGCTATAGAAATTTTCAAAGACAACGAACTCTATAAGATATGGATGGAAGATTTGAAAACAATGGCTAATCGCACAATTGGTATGCGACAAGAATTGAGGGAGAAATTGATTGAATTGGGTTCGAAACAATCCTGGGAGCATATTACGAATCAAATTGGCATGTTTTGTTATACTGGCCTAAAGCTAGAGCAGGTTGCACGCTTAACTAATGAATTTAGCATATATTTGACAAAAGATGGACGCATTGCAATGGTGGGGGTAACTTCGAAGAATGTAGGTTATGTAGCTGAATGTATTCATAATGTAACAAAGgagtaa